One region of Wyeomyia smithii strain HCP4-BCI-WySm-NY-G18 chromosome 3, ASM2978416v1, whole genome shotgun sequence genomic DNA includes:
- the LOC129728295 gene encoding uncharacterized protein LOC129728295, translated as MGKSETSSSTGKRPRPDNTPDPADEKLLANNRFAVLENAKDPEVVEKEKIPPFYVKSFPEGLREAIVFYIDKGSKCTIRICTEGYKLMVPSLNVYKAVQVILQKHEVEYFSHDIEAENLLKVVLRGLPDMEVDTLLEELKANGLKPIQIYKMTRHNKTRKYRDLLYLVPLEKNSTCLTDLQSIRALIHIIVAWERYKPVHRDDTQCSNCLMFGHGTKSCHMAYRCIKCRTHPTPAN; from the coding sequence ATGGGTAAATCAGAAACCAGTTCCAGTACGGGGAAACGGCCTCGGCCTGACAATACGCCTGATCCCGCGGATGAaaagcttttggccaacaacagattcgCTGTCCTGGAAAACGCCAAGGATCCCGAAGTAGTGGAGAAGGAGAAAATTCCACCTTTCTATGTGAAAAGCTTCCCGGAAGGCCTACGTGAAGCAATAGTGTTTTATATCGACAAAGGATCGAAATGCACTATCCGAATATGCACTGAGGGatacaaactgatggttccgtCGTTGAATGTTTACAAGGCGGTGCAAGTGATATTGCAAAAACACGaggtggaatatttctcccatGATATCGAAGCAGAAAATCTCCTCAAGGTTGTTCTCCGCGGCCTTCCTGACATGGAAGTTGACACCCTGTTGGAGGAACTAAAGGCAAACGGCCTCAAACCAATCCAGATATATAAGATGACGCGTCACAACAAAACTCGGAAGTACCGTGATCTGTTATATCTGGTACCcctggagaaaaattcaacgtgCCTGACGGACCTGCAGTCCATACGAGCACTTATTCACATCATCGTGgcctgggagcgctacaaaccagtgCATCGTGACGACACCCAATGCTCGAACTGCCTGATGTTTGGACACGGGACGAAAAGTTGCCATATGGCCTACCGCTGCATCAAATGCCGCACGCACCCGACGCCTGCCAACTAA